A single Streptomyces sp. 2114.4 DNA region contains:
- a CDS encoding LysM domain-containing protein, whose translation MGRLAGVRPALRAASPARTHVVRSGETLGEIAEKYQVKGGWRALYSANRSTIGPDPGKLMAGTKLRLPESPKKHSRPADDD comes from the coding sequence ATGGGGCGCCTGGCCGGTGTGCGCCCGGCGTTACGGGCTGCTTCCCCCGCGCGGACCCATGTCGTACGGAGCGGGGAGACGCTTGGTGAGATCGCCGAGAAGTACCAGGTCAAGGGCGGCTGGCGGGCGCTGTACAGCGCCAACCGGTCGACCATCGGACCGGATCCCGGCAAGCTCATGGCCGGCACCAAGCTGCGGCTCCCCGAGAGCCCGAAGAAGCACTCCCGTCCGGCGGACGACGACTGA
- the der gene encoding ribosome biogenesis GTPase Der produces MNDQIPAGDEHGALGDAEYAEFMELAAEEGFDLEEVEGDIAAAGHGPLPVLAVIGRPNVGKSTLVNRIIGRREAVVEDKPGVTRDRVTYEADWNGRRFKVVDTGGWEQDVLGIDASVALQAEFAIEAADAVVFVVDAKVGATDTDEAVVKLLRRAGKPVVLVANKVDGPSGEADAAMLWSLGLGEPYPVSALHGRGTGDMLDAALEALPEAPAQTFGTALGGPRRIALIGRPNVGKSSLLNKVAGEERVVVNEQAGTTRDPVDEMIELGGKTWKFVDTAGIRRRVHLQEGADYYASLRTAAAVEKAEVAVVLIDASESISVQDQRIVTMAVEAGRALVIAYNKWDTLDEERRFYLEREIERDLVQIPWAMRVNVSARTGRHMEKLVPAIETALEGWETRIPTGRLNAFLGEIVASHPHPIRGGKQPRILFGTQAGTKPPRFVLFASGFLEAGYRRFVERRLREEFGFDGTPIHISVRVREKRSKKK; encoded by the coding sequence ATGAACGACCAGATCCCCGCCGGCGACGAGCACGGTGCGCTGGGCGACGCCGAGTACGCGGAGTTCATGGAGCTCGCCGCGGAGGAGGGCTTCGACCTCGAGGAGGTCGAGGGCGACATCGCCGCGGCCGGCCACGGCCCGCTGCCCGTCCTCGCCGTCATCGGCCGCCCCAATGTCGGCAAGTCGACCCTGGTGAACCGCATCATCGGCCGCCGGGAAGCGGTCGTCGAGGACAAGCCGGGCGTCACCCGCGACCGTGTCACCTACGAGGCCGACTGGAACGGCCGCCGCTTCAAGGTCGTCGACACCGGCGGCTGGGAGCAGGACGTCCTCGGCATCGACGCCTCCGTGGCGCTGCAGGCCGAGTTCGCCATCGAGGCCGCCGACGCGGTGGTCTTCGTGGTCGACGCCAAGGTCGGCGCCACCGACACCGACGAGGCCGTCGTCAAGCTGCTGCGCCGGGCCGGCAAGCCCGTCGTCCTGGTCGCCAACAAGGTCGACGGCCCGTCGGGCGAGGCCGACGCCGCCATGCTGTGGTCGCTGGGCCTGGGCGAGCCCTACCCGGTCTCCGCGCTGCACGGCCGGGGCACCGGCGACATGCTCGACGCCGCGCTGGAGGCGCTGCCCGAGGCCCCCGCGCAGACCTTCGGCACCGCCCTCGGCGGCCCCCGCCGGATCGCGCTGATCGGCCGGCCGAACGTCGGCAAGTCGTCGCTGCTGAACAAGGTCGCCGGCGAGGAGCGGGTGGTCGTCAACGAGCAGGCCGGCACCACCCGCGACCCGGTCGACGAGATGATCGAACTGGGCGGCAAGACCTGGAAGTTCGTGGACACCGCCGGTATCCGCCGCCGGGTGCACCTCCAGGAAGGCGCCGACTACTACGCCTCGCTGCGCACCGCGGCGGCCGTCGAGAAGGCCGAGGTCGCGGTCGTCCTGATCGACGCGTCCGAATCCATCAGCGTCCAGGACCAGCGCATCGTCACGATGGCCGTGGAGGCCGGACGCGCCCTGGTCATCGCCTACAACAAGTGGGACACCCTCGACGAGGAGCGCCGCTTCTACCTGGAGCGGGAGATCGAGCGGGACCTCGTGCAGATCCCCTGGGCGATGCGGGTGAACGTCTCCGCGCGCACCGGCCGGCACATGGAGAAGCTGGTCCCGGCGATCGAGACCGCGCTGGAGGGCTGGGAGACCCGGATCCCCACCGGGCGGCTGAACGCCTTCCTCGGTGAGATCGTCGCCTCCCACCCGCACCCGATCCGCGGCGGCAAGCAGCCCCGCATCCTCTTCGGCACCCAGGCGGGCACCAAGCCGCCGCGCTTCGTCCTGTTCGCCTCCGGCTTCCTGGAGGCCGGCTACCGCCGCTTCGTCGAGCGGCGGCTGCGCGAGGAGTTCGGCTTCGACGGCACGCCGATCCACATCTCCGTGCGGGTGCGCGAGAAGCGCAGCAAGAAGAAGTAG
- a CDS encoding 1-acyl-sn-glycerol-3-phosphate acyltransferase encodes MTDSGGAPSEAGAAVGRRIGIGLMYGLWRPRVLGSWRVPPSGPVILAVNHSHGIDGPMLMGTAPRPVHFLIKKEAFVGPLDPFLRGIGQLKVDRETADRKAITDALGVLDRGGVLGIFPEGTRGEGDFASLRAGLAYFAVRSGAPVVPVAVLGSTERHSRLTPAVPPLRSRVDVVFGDAFAAGDGSGRRTRKALDEATVRIQERLTAHLAQARRLTGR; translated from the coding sequence GTGACCGACAGCGGCGGAGCCCCGAGCGAGGCGGGCGCCGCGGTCGGCCGGCGGATCGGCATCGGCCTGATGTACGGGCTGTGGCGGCCGCGGGTGCTGGGCTCCTGGCGGGTGCCCCCGTCCGGCCCGGTGATCCTGGCCGTCAACCACTCGCACGGCATCGACGGCCCGATGCTGATGGGCACCGCGCCGCGGCCGGTGCACTTCCTGATCAAGAAGGAAGCCTTCGTCGGCCCGCTGGACCCGTTCCTGCGGGGCATCGGGCAGCTGAAGGTGGACCGCGAGACCGCCGACCGCAAGGCGATCACCGACGCCCTCGGGGTACTGGACCGGGGCGGAGTGCTGGGGATCTTCCCGGAAGGCACCCGCGGCGAGGGCGACTTCGCCTCCCTGCGCGCGGGCCTGGCGTACTTCGCGGTGCGCTCAGGCGCCCCGGTGGTGCCGGTGGCGGTGCTCGGCAGCACGGAGCGGCACAGCCGGCTGACACCGGCCGTGCCGCCGCTGCGCTCCCGCGTCGATGTCGTCTTCGGGGACGCCTTCGCGGCGGGCGACGGCAGCGGGCGGCGCACCCGTAAGGCGCTCGACGAGGCGACCGTACGGATCCAGGAGCGGCTGACCGCCCACCTGGCACAGGCCAGGCGCCTGACCGGGCGCTGA
- the cmk gene encoding (d)CMP kinase, with protein sequence MFVTVETAARTAPAAVIVAIDGPAGTGKSSTSKAVAAKLGLGYLDTGAQYRAITWWMLNNGIDVNDATAVADAAAKPVIVSGTDPAAPTITVDGLDAAGPIRTQEVTAAVSAVSAVPEVRTLITDLQRSIAAEAPHGIVVEGRDIGITVLPDADLKVFLTASPEARAARRSGELKGKDPQQATDLAATREALIKRDAADSGRKTSPLAKADDAVEVDTTELTLEQVIECVVTLIEGAGAEKAGRVAR encoded by the coding sequence GTGTTCGTCACCGTGGAAACCGCCGCTCGGACCGCCCCGGCAGCAGTGATTGTCGCCATCGACGGCCCCGCAGGCACGGGCAAGTCCAGCACGTCCAAGGCCGTCGCCGCCAAGCTCGGCCTCGGCTACCTCGACACCGGCGCCCAGTACCGCGCGATCACCTGGTGGATGCTGAACAACGGCATCGACGTCAATGACGCGACCGCGGTGGCCGACGCCGCCGCCAAGCCCGTGATCGTCTCCGGCACCGACCCGGCCGCCCCGACCATCACGGTCGACGGCCTGGACGCCGCGGGCCCGATCCGCACCCAGGAGGTCACCGCCGCGGTCAGCGCCGTCAGTGCCGTGCCCGAGGTGCGGACCCTGATCACCGATCTGCAGCGCAGCATCGCCGCCGAGGCCCCCCACGGCATCGTCGTCGAGGGCCGGGACATCGGCATCACCGTCCTGCCCGACGCCGACCTCAAGGTCTTCCTCACCGCCTCCCCGGAGGCGCGGGCGGCCCGCCGCAGCGGTGAGCTCAAGGGCAAGGACCCCCAGCAGGCCACCGACCTGGCCGCCACCCGCGAGGCGCTGATCAAGCGGGACGCCGCCGACTCCGGCCGCAAGACCTCCCCGCTGGCCAAGGCGGACGACGCCGTCGAGGTCGACACCACCGAGCTCACGCTGGAGCAGGTCATCGAGTGCGTGGTCACCCTCATCGAGGGCGCCGGCGCCGAGAAGGCAGGGCGGGTCGCCCGGTGA
- a CDS encoding prephenate dehydrogenase, with product MRSALVIGTGLIGTSAALALSARGVQVFLEDHDQAQARTAAALGAGTTEPPPGPVDLAVVAVPPAHVATALADAIRRGAARAYLDVASVKGGPRRELEAMGCELSGYLGTHPMAGKERSGPLAATADLFEGRPWVLTPTRDGDTEVLNLALELVALCRAVPVVMDADAHDRAVALVSHTPQLVSSLVAARLKGADETAVRLCGQGIRDVTRIAASDPAMWLDILSANPGPVADVLGEIAADLDETVRSLRALESADDAKRGGGAGGIEDVLRRGNAGRERVPGKHGAAPATYEIVSVHIGDQPGELARIFADAGRAGVNIEDVRIEHATGQQAGFIQLMVEPQAVPGLTAELRERGWSIRQ from the coding sequence GTGAGGAGCGCACTCGTCATCGGAACGGGCCTGATCGGCACCTCCGCCGCGCTGGCGCTGAGCGCCCGCGGCGTCCAGGTCTTCCTGGAGGACCACGACCAGGCCCAGGCCCGCACCGCCGCCGCGCTCGGCGCGGGCACCACCGAGCCGCCCCCGGGCCCGGTCGACCTGGCCGTCGTGGCCGTGCCGCCGGCCCATGTCGCGACGGCGCTGGCCGATGCCATACGGCGCGGGGCGGCCCGCGCCTACCTCGACGTCGCCAGCGTCAAGGGCGGCCCGCGCCGTGAGCTGGAGGCGATGGGCTGCGAGCTGTCCGGCTACCTCGGCACCCACCCGATGGCCGGCAAGGAGCGCTCCGGCCCGCTGGCCGCCACCGCCGACCTCTTCGAGGGCCGGCCCTGGGTGCTCACGCCGACCCGCGACGGCGACACCGAAGTGCTCAATCTCGCACTGGAGCTGGTCGCCCTGTGCCGGGCCGTCCCGGTGGTGATGGACGCGGACGCGCACGACCGCGCCGTCGCCCTGGTCTCGCACACCCCGCAACTGGTCTCCAGCCTGGTGGCCGCCCGGCTCAAGGGCGCCGACGAGACCGCCGTACGCCTCTGCGGCCAGGGCATCCGCGATGTGACGCGGATCGCGGCCTCCGATCCGGCGATGTGGCTCGACATCCTCTCCGCCAACCCGGGCCCGGTCGCCGATGTGCTGGGCGAGATCGCCGCCGACCTGGACGAGACCGTACGGTCCCTGCGCGCCCTGGAGTCCGCCGACGACGCGAAGCGCGGCGGCGGCGCCGGCGGCATCGAGGACGTGCTCCGGCGCGGCAACGCCGGGCGGGAGCGGGTGCCCGGCAAGCACGGCGCCGCCCCGGCCACCTATGAGATCGTCTCCGTGCACATCGGCGACCAGCCCGGCGAGCTGGCGCGGATCTTCGCCGACGCCGGCCGGGCCGGGGTCAACATCGAGGACGTCCGCATCGAGCACGCCACCGGCCAGCAGGCCGGCTTCATCCAGCTCATGGTCGAGCCGCAGGCCGTTCCGGGACTGACCGCGGAGCTGCGGGAGCGGGGCTGGTCGATCCGGCAATGA
- the aroH gene encoding chorismate mutase, translated as MAVRAVRGAVQLERDDAEHMQQQVGELLTALLERNGLRADDLISVWFTATPDLHSDFPAAAARALGITDVPLICAQELDITGAMERVVRVLAHVETDLSKAGIAHVYLGAAGALRKDIAQ; from the coding sequence GTGGCGGTACGAGCGGTCCGCGGGGCCGTCCAGCTGGAGCGGGACGACGCGGAGCATATGCAGCAGCAGGTCGGCGAACTGCTCACCGCCCTCCTCGAACGCAACGGCCTGCGCGCGGACGACCTGATCAGTGTGTGGTTCACCGCCACCCCCGATCTGCACAGCGACTTCCCGGCCGCCGCCGCGCGCGCCCTGGGCATCACGGACGTGCCGCTGATCTGCGCCCAGGAGCTGGACATCACCGGTGCCATGGAGCGCGTGGTGCGGGTGCTCGCCCATGTCGAGACCGATCTGTCCAAGGCCGGGATCGCCCATGTCTACCTCGGCGCGGCCGGGGCGCTGCGAAAGGACATCGCGCAGTGA
- a CDS encoding DNA polymerase beta superfamily protein: MSEAAEGHTLVAEHTVYSCVMGSRAFGLATETSDTDRRGVYLAPTPLFWGFEKPPTHVEGPREEEFSWELERFCHLALRANPTILECLHSPLVERVDATGRELLALRDAFLSRQAHRTFTGYAGGQLKQLRADVRQHGAPRWKHAMHLLRLLASSRDLLRTGRLTLDVGQDREELLAVRRGEVAWDTVERRMARLAEQAEAAVSGSPLPAEPDRGRVADFLFRARRASALG; encoded by the coding sequence ATGTCCGAAGCCGCCGAAGGTCACACCCTGGTCGCCGAGCACACCGTCTACTCCTGTGTGATGGGCTCGCGCGCCTTCGGTCTGGCCACGGAGACCAGTGACACCGACCGGCGCGGGGTGTATCTCGCGCCCACCCCGCTCTTCTGGGGCTTCGAGAAGCCCCCGACCCATGTGGAGGGGCCGCGCGAGGAGGAGTTCTCCTGGGAGCTGGAGCGGTTCTGCCATCTGGCCCTGCGCGCCAACCCCACCATCCTGGAGTGTCTGCACTCCCCCCTGGTCGAGCGGGTCGACGCCACCGGCCGGGAACTGCTCGCGCTGCGCGACGCCTTCCTGTCCCGGCAGGCCCACCGCACCTTCACGGGCTACGCCGGCGGTCAGCTCAAGCAGCTGCGGGCCGATGTGCGCCAGCACGGCGCCCCCCGCTGGAAGCACGCCATGCATCTGCTGCGGCTGCTGGCCTCGTCCCGCGATCTGCTCCGTACCGGCAGGCTCACGCTGGACGTCGGGCAGGACCGGGAGGAGCTGCTGGCGGTCCGGCGCGGCGAGGTGGCCTGGGACACCGTGGAGCGCCGGATGGCGCGGCTGGCCGAGCAGGCGGAGGCCGCGGTGTCCGGCTCGCCGTTGCCGGCCGAGCCGGACCGGGGCCGGGTGGCCGACTTCCTGTTCCGGGCCCGGCGGGCATCGGCGCTCGGCTGA
- a CDS encoding pseudouridine synthase has product MRSSGRNNRDSGRGNYRGAGNQRDEKQQRAGRPRPEERRYDVGGTSGSGGSSDRKDERKDERRGGGPKGGAPKSGAPKSGGSRGAAARGGAKGGPRTGAAAKGRPGGKSGGPQRGRGQAPARPREYDAQVEERNRARHDKPQVKTPKTFGDQEGERLQKVLARAGMGSRRACEELIDQARVEVNGQIVMEQGVRVDPEKDEIKVDGLTVATQSYLFFALNKPAGVVSTMEDPDGRQCLGDYVTNRETRLFHVGRLDTETEGIILLTNHGELAHRLTHPRYGVKKTYLAAIQGPLPRDLGKQLKDGIQLEDGYARADHFRVVENTGKNYLVEVTLHEGRKHIVRRMLSEAGFPVDKLVRTSFGPIALGDQKSGWLRRMTNTEVGMLMREVEL; this is encoded by the coding sequence ATGCGAAGCAGCGGCAGGAACAACAGGGACAGCGGGCGGGGCAACTACCGCGGCGCGGGCAACCAGCGGGACGAGAAGCAGCAGCGCGCTGGCCGCCCCCGTCCTGAGGAGCGCCGCTACGACGTCGGCGGAACCAGTGGCTCCGGCGGCTCGTCGGACCGCAAGGACGAGCGCAAGGACGAGCGCAGGGGCGGCGGCCCCAAGGGCGGCGCCCCCAAGAGCGGCGCCCCCAAGTCCGGCGGCAGCCGGGGCGCGGCGGCCCGCGGCGGTGCCAAGGGCGGTCCCCGTACGGGCGCCGCCGCGAAGGGACGCCCGGGCGGCAAGAGCGGCGGCCCGCAGCGCGGCCGCGGCCAGGCGCCCGCGCGGCCCCGTGAGTACGACGCCCAGGTGGAGGAGCGCAACCGCGCCCGCCACGACAAGCCGCAGGTCAAGACGCCCAAGACGTTCGGCGACCAGGAGGGCGAGCGCCTGCAGAAGGTGCTGGCCAGGGCCGGTATGGGCTCGCGGCGGGCCTGCGAGGAACTGATCGACCAGGCGCGGGTCGAGGTCAACGGCCAGATCGTCATGGAGCAGGGCGTCCGGGTCGATCCGGAGAAGGACGAGATCAAGGTCGACGGCCTGACGGTCGCCACCCAGTCGTACCTCTTCTTCGCGCTGAACAAGCCGGCCGGTGTGGTCTCCACCATGGAGGACCCGGACGGCCGCCAGTGCCTGGGCGACTACGTCACCAACCGTGAGACGCGGCTCTTCCACGTCGGCCGGCTGGACACCGAGACCGAGGGCATCATCCTGCTCACCAACCACGGCGAGCTGGCCCATCGTCTGACGCACCCGCGCTACGGCGTCAAGAAGACCTACCTGGCCGCGATCCAGGGCCCCCTCCCGCGCGACCTGGGCAAGCAGCTCAAGGACGGCATCCAGCTGGAGGACGGCTACGCCCGCGCCGACCACTTCCGGGTCGTGGAGAACACCGGCAAGAACTACCTCGTCGAGGTCACGCTCCACGAGGGCCGCAAGCACATCGTGCGCCGGATGCTGTCGGAGGCCGGCTTCCCGGTCGACAAGCTCGTGCGGACGAGCTTCGGCCCGATCGCCCTGGGCGACCAGAAGTCGGGCTGGCTGCGCCGGATGACCAACACCGAGGTCGGCATGCTGATGCGCGAGGTCGAGCTCTAG
- the scpB gene encoding SMC-Scp complex subunit ScpB: MSGVAGSGAYDITEAASGPGEVPGEAPGERSEAPAGALGVAELALKPALEAVLMVVDEPATEEHLARVLQRPRRAVALALRELSEDYARQGRGFDLRLVAGGWRFYSRAAYADAVESFVLDGQQARLTQAALETLAVVAYRQPVSRSRVSAVRGVNCDGVMRTLLQRGLVEEAGTEPETGAILYRTTNYFLERMGLRGLDELPELAPFLPEAEAVEGDSPEGIPSFDVDDSGDSQTDH; encoded by the coding sequence ATGAGCGGCGTGGCCGGCAGCGGGGCGTACGACATCACGGAGGCGGCGTCCGGCCCGGGCGAGGTGCCGGGCGAGGCCCCCGGGGAGCGGTCCGAGGCACCGGCCGGGGCGCTGGGCGTGGCCGAGCTGGCGCTGAAGCCCGCGCTGGAGGCGGTCCTCATGGTCGTCGACGAGCCCGCGACCGAGGAACACCTGGCCAGGGTGTTGCAGCGGCCCCGCCGGGCGGTCGCGCTGGCGCTGCGCGAGCTGTCCGAGGACTACGCCCGCCAGGGGCGCGGGTTCGACCTGCGGCTGGTGGCCGGGGGCTGGCGGTTCTACTCCCGTGCCGCGTACGCGGACGCGGTGGAGAGCTTCGTCCTGGACGGGCAGCAGGCCCGGCTCACGCAGGCGGCTTTGGAGACTCTGGCCGTGGTCGCGTACCGTCAGCCGGTCAGCCGTTCCCGTGTCTCGGCCGTACGCGGCGTGAACTGTGACGGTGTGATGCGCACGCTCCTCCAGCGCGGCCTGGTGGAGGAGGCGGGGACGGAACCTGAAACAGGTGCGATCCTGTACAGGACGACGAATTACTTTCTGGAGCGGATGGGCCTGCGCGGCCTGGACGAGCTCCCTGAGCTCGCACCGTTCCTCCCGGAGGCGGAGGCGGTCGAGGGTGACTCCCCGGAAGGTATCCCGTCGTTCGACGTAGACGACAGCGGCGACTCTCAGACGGATCATTGA
- a CDS encoding ScpA family protein: MPTTHDDAPAPRARRPLGRGAAAGPVAPDVPAAPDGAPGDSPENTPEEAPEGTPENAPEDTPEDTPDTSPGGTSPGAGDGTFTLRLENFEGPFDLLLQLISKHKLDVTEVALSKVTDEFMAHIRAMGPDWDLDQTTEFLVVAATLLDLKAARLLPAAEVEDEADLALLEARDLLFARLLQYRAYKRIADIFSGRLADEARRYPRTVGLEPYLAELLPEVVISTGAEGFAKLAVKAMQPKARPQVYVDHIHAPLVSVREQAEVLMARLREAGEAGFADLCGDAPDTLTVVARFLALLELYRERVVVLEQEEALGALTVRWTGAEGAEPVVTDEFDKEPGQRAAGAEQGEHTAKERA; this comes from the coding sequence ATGCCGACGACCCACGACGATGCCCCCGCGCCCCGCGCCCGCAGACCTCTCGGGCGCGGGGCCGCCGCGGGGCCGGTGGCACCCGATGTGCCGGCGGCACCGGACGGCGCCCCCGGGGACAGCCCCGAGAACACCCCCGAAGAGGCCCCTGAGGGCACCCCCGAAAACGCCCCCGAGGACACCCCCGAGGACACGCCTGATACCTCTCCCGGCGGGACGTCCCCCGGGGCCGGCGACGGCACCTTCACCCTCCGGCTGGAGAACTTCGAGGGCCCCTTCGACCTCCTCCTGCAGTTGATCTCCAAGCACAAGCTGGACGTCACCGAGGTCGCGCTGTCGAAGGTGACCGACGAATTCATGGCGCACATCCGGGCCATGGGGCCGGACTGGGATCTGGACCAGACCACGGAGTTCCTGGTCGTCGCGGCGACGCTGCTGGATCTGAAGGCGGCCCGGCTGCTGCCCGCGGCCGAAGTGGAGGACGAGGCCGATCTCGCGCTCCTGGAGGCCCGTGATCTGCTCTTCGCCCGGCTGCTGCAGTACCGCGCCTACAAGCGCATCGCGGACATCTTCAGTGGCCGGCTGGCCGACGAGGCCCGGCGCTATCCCCGTACGGTCGGGCTGGAGCCGTACCTCGCCGAGCTGCTGCCCGAGGTGGTCATCAGCACCGGGGCGGAGGGATTCGCCAAGCTCGCGGTGAAGGCGATGCAGCCCAAGGCCCGGCCGCAGGTCTACGTCGACCACATCCATGCGCCGCTGGTGAGCGTGCGGGAGCAGGCCGAGGTGCTGATGGCGCGGCTGCGGGAGGCGGGCGAGGCCGGCTTTGCGGATCTGTGCGGCGACGCACCGGACACCCTCACCGTCGTGGCGCGCTTCCTGGCCCTGCTGGAGCTCTACCGGGAGCGGGTGGTGGTCCTGGAGCAGGAGGAGGCCCTGGGGGCGCTCACGGTCCGGTGGACGGGCGCGGAGGGGGCCGAGCCGGTGGTCACGGACGAGTTCGATAAGGAACCGGGGCAGCGCGCCGCCGGGGCGGAGCAGGGAGAGCACACAGCGAAGGAGCGGGCATGA
- a CDS encoding ParA family protein, whose protein sequence is MDGHHVNAMAGDRGSGEPARLADYDDLPEGHFYDPDAEYEPDPEYAATLAPDAARQRRERVGPTGRPLPYFPIPGPLSDHGPAKIIAMCNQKGGVGKTTSTINLGAALAEYGRRVLLVDFDPQGALSVGLGVNPMELELTVYNLLMERGMAADEVLLKTAVPNMDLLPSNIDLSAAEVQLVSEVARESTLQRALKPLLADYDYIVIDCQPSLGLLTVNALTAAHKVIVPLECEFFALRGVALLTETIEKVQERLNPELELDGILATMYDSRTVHSREVLARVVEAFDDHVYHTVIGRTVRFPETTVAGEPITTYASNSVGAAAYRQLAREVLARCHAE, encoded by the coding sequence ATGGACGGCCATCACGTGAACGCCATGGCCGGCGACCGGGGCAGTGGAGAACCCGCCCGTCTCGCCGACTACGACGACCTGCCCGAGGGGCACTTCTACGATCCGGACGCGGAGTACGAGCCCGACCCCGAATACGCCGCGACGCTCGCGCCGGACGCCGCGCGCCAGCGCCGGGAGCGCGTCGGCCCGACCGGACGCCCGCTTCCCTATTTCCCCATCCCGGGACCGCTGTCCGACCACGGCCCCGCCAAAATCATCGCCATGTGCAACCAGAAGGGCGGGGTCGGCAAGACCACCTCGACCATCAACCTGGGTGCCGCGCTTGCCGAATACGGACGACGGGTGCTGCTCGTCGACTTCGACCCGCAGGGTGCCCTGTCGGTCGGACTCGGCGTCAACCCGATGGAGCTCGAGCTGACGGTCTACAACCTGCTCATGGAGCGGGGCATGGCGGCCGACGAAGTGCTCCTGAAGACCGCGGTCCCCAACATGGACCTGCTGCCCAGCAATATCGATTTGTCAGCTGCCGAGGTGCAGTTGGTCAGTGAGGTCGCGCGCGAGTCGACCCTGCAGCGCGCCCTGAAGCCGCTGCTGGCCGACTACGACTACATCGTCATCGACTGCCAGCCCTCCCTCGGTCTGCTCACCGTCAACGCCCTGACGGCGGCTCACAAGGTCATCGTGCCGCTGGAGTGCGAGTTCTTCGCGCTGCGCGGTGTCGCGCTGCTCACCGAGACGATCGAAAAGGTCCAGGAACGGCTCAACCCCGAACTGGAGCTGGACGGCATCCTGGCGACGATGTACGACTCCCGCACGGTGCACAGCCGTGAGGTGCTGGCGCGCGTCGTCGAGGCCTTCGACGACCACGTCTACCACACCGTCATCGGCCGTACGGTCCGTTTCCCCGAGACCACCGTCGCGGGCGAACCGATCACCACGTACGCCTCCAACTCCGTCGGCGCCGCCGCCTATCGTCAGCTCGCCAGGGAGGTGCTCGCCCGGTGTCACGCCGAGTGA
- the ald gene encoding alanine dehydrogenase, whose amino-acid sequence MKVGIPREVKNNEFRVAITPAGVNELVRHGHQVFIEKDAGAGSSITNEEYVSAGASILDTADEVWGTADLLLKVKEPIAEEYHRLRKDQTLFTYLHLAASRECTDALLESGTTAIAYETVETAGRQLPLLAPMSEVAGRIAPQVGAYHLMRQAGGRGVLPGGVPGVHAGKAVIIGGGVSGWNALQIAVGLGFHVTLLDKDINKLREADKIFGTKVQTIVSNAYELEKAVVEADLVVGAVLIPGAKAPKLVTNELVAKMKPGSVLVDIAIDQGGCFEDSRPTTHAEPTFAVHNSVFYCVANMPGAVPNTSTHALTNATLPYIVELANRGWVEALRRDPALAKGLNTHDGKVVYGPVAEAHGLEHVELRTLLG is encoded by the coding sequence GTGAAGGTCGGCATCCCCCGCGAGGTCAAGAACAACGAGTTCCGCGTGGCTATCACGCCCGCCGGAGTGAACGAACTCGTCCGCCACGGCCACCAGGTCTTCATCGAGAAGGACGCCGGCGCCGGCTCCTCCATCACGAATGAGGAGTACGTCTCCGCCGGTGCCTCCATCCTGGACACCGCCGATGAGGTCTGGGGCACCGCTGACCTGCTGCTGAAGGTCAAGGAGCCGATCGCGGAGGAGTACCACCGCCTCCGCAAGGACCAGACGCTCTTCACCTACCTGCACCTGGCCGCCTCCCGGGAGTGCACCGACGCGCTGCTGGAGTCCGGCACCACCGCGATCGCCTACGAGACCGTCGAGACGGCCGGCCGCCAGCTGCCGCTGCTCGCCCCGATGTCCGAGGTCGCGGGCCGGATCGCCCCGCAGGTCGGCGCCTACCACCTGATGCGCCAGGCCGGCGGCCGCGGTGTGCTGCCCGGCGGTGTCCCCGGTGTCCACGCGGGCAAGGCCGTCATCATCGGCGGTGGCGTCTCCGGCTGGAACGCGCTGCAGATCGCCGTGGGCCTCGGCTTCCACGTCACCCTGCTCGACAAGGACATCAACAAGCTCCGCGAGGCCGACAAGATCTTCGGCACCAAGGTGCAGACGATCGTCTCCAACGCCTACGAGCTGGAGAAGGCCGTCGTCGAGGCCGACCTCGTCGTCGGTGCCGTCCTGATCCCCGGCGCCAAGGCGCCGAAGCTGGTCACCAACGAGCTCGTCGCCAAGATGAAGCCCGGAAGTGTTCTTGTCGACATCGCGATCGACCAGGGCGGCTGCTTCGAGGACTCCCGTCCCACCACGCACGCCGAGCCGACCTTCGCGGTCCACAACTCGGTCTTCTACTGCGTCGCCAACATGCCCGGCGCGGTGCCGAACACCTCCACCCACGCGCTCACCAACGCCACGCTGCCTTACATCGTGGAGCTGGCGAACCGCGGCTGGGTCGAGGCGCTGCGCCGTGACCCGGCGCTGGCCAAGGGTCTGAACACGCACGACGGCAAGGTGGTCTACGGCCCCGTCGCCGAGGCGCACGGCCTGGAGCACGTCGAACTGCGCACGCTCCTCGGCTGA